A genomic window from Accipiter gentilis unplaced genomic scaffold, bAccGen1.1, whole genome shotgun sequence includes:
- the LOC126037157 gene encoding olfactory receptor 14A16-like isoform X1 — MLRAHCGRNLHSPLHVPHAQKKLMSNGSSITEFLLLAFADTRQLQLLHFWLFLGIYLAALLGNGLIITTIACDHRLHTPMYFFLLNLSLLDLGSISTTVPKAMASSLWDTRAISYWGCAAQVFFFLFFISSEYSLLTIMAYDRYVAICQPLHYGTLLGSRACVHMAAAAWASGFLYAVLHTANTFSLALCQGNVVGQFFCEIPQILKLSCSRSYLREVGLLVLSVSLAFGCFVFILFSYVQIFRAVLRIPSEQGRHKAFSTCLPHLAVVSLFISTGVFAYLKPPSISSPSLDLVLAVLYSVVPPALNPLLYSMRNQELKDALWKMMKGCFSEAINCLFPFAEHS, encoded by the exons atgctgagagctcactgcgggagaaatcttcacagccctctgcATG TGCCCCATGCCCAGAAGAAGCTAATGTCCAACGGCAGCTCCATCActgagttcctcctcctggcatttgcagacacgcgacagctgcagctcttgcacttctggctcttcctgggcatctacctggctgccctcctgggaaaTGGCCTCATCATCACTACCATAGCCTGCGACCACCgcctccacacccccatgtacttcttcctcctcaacctctccctcctcgacctgggctccatctccaccactgtccccaaagccatggccagttccctgtgggacaccagggccatctcctactggggatgtgctgcacaggtctttttctttcttttcttcatctcatCGGAGTATTCTCTCCTCACCAtcatggcctacgaccgctacgttgccatctgccaacccctgcactacgggaccctcctgggcagcagagcttgtgtccacatggcagcagctgcctgggccagTGGGTTTctctatgctgtgctgcacacggccaatacattttcactagcACTCTGTCAGGGCAATGTTGTGggccagttcttctgtgaaatcccccagatcctcaagctctcctgctcacgctcctacctcagggaagttgggCTTCTTGTGCTTAGTGTCTCTTTGgcatttggttgttttgttttcattcttttctcctatgtgcagatcttcagggccgtgctgaggatcccctctgagcagggacgccacaaagccttttccacgtGCCTCCCTCACCTGGCCGTGGTCTCCCTGTTTATCAGCACTGGAgtgtttgcctacctgaagcctccctccatctcctccccatccctggatctGGTGTTGGCCGTTCTGTACTCGGTGGTGCCTCCAGCATTGAACCCCCTCCTCTACAGCATGAGGAATCAGGAGCTCAAGGATGCCCTGTGGAAAATGATGAAGGGGTGCTTCTCAGAAGCAATTAACTGCCTGTTTCCTTTTGCAGAGCATTCATAA
- the LOC126037157 gene encoding olfactory receptor 14A16-like isoform X2 — MSNGSSITEFLLLAFADTRQLQLLHFWLFLGIYLAALLGNGLIITTIACDHRLHTPMYFFLLNLSLLDLGSISTTVPKAMASSLWDTRAISYWGCAAQVFFFLFFISSEYSLLTIMAYDRYVAICQPLHYGTLLGSRACVHMAAAAWASGFLYAVLHTANTFSLALCQGNVVGQFFCEIPQILKLSCSRSYLREVGLLVLSVSLAFGCFVFILFSYVQIFRAVLRIPSEQGRHKAFSTCLPHLAVVSLFISTGVFAYLKPPSISSPSLDLVLAVLYSVVPPALNPLLYSMRNQELKDALWKIIRMVTHSTFSKVPKFL, encoded by the exons ATGTCCAACGGCAGCTCCATCActgagttcctcctcctggcatttgcagacacgcgacagctgcagctcttgcacttctggctcttcctgggcatctacctggctgccctcctgggaaaTGGCCTCATCATCACTACCATAGCCTGCGACCACCgcctccacacccccatgtacttcttcctcctcaacctctccctcctcgacctgggctccatctccaccactgtccccaaagccatggccagttccctgtgggacaccagggccatctcctactggggatgtgctgcacaggtctttttctttcttttcttcatctcatCGGAGTATTCTCTCCTCACCAtcatggcctacgaccgctacgttgccatctgccaacccctgcactacgggaccctcctgggcagcagagcttgtgtccacatggcagcagctgcctgggccagTGGGTTTctctatgctgtgctgcacacggccaatacattttcactagcACTCTGTCAGGGCAATGTTGTGggccagttcttctgtgaaatcccccagatcctcaagctctcctgctcacgctcctacctcagggaagttgggCTTCTTGTGCTTAGTGTCTCTTTGgcatttggttgttttgttttcattcttttctcctatgtgcagatcttcagggccgtgctgaggatcccctctgagcagggacgccacaaagccttttccacgtGCCTCCCTCACCTGGCCGTGGTCTCCCTGTTTATCAGCACTGGAgtgtttgcctacctgaagcctccctccatctcctccccatccctggatctGGTGTTGGCCGTTCTGTACTCGGTGGTGCCTCCAGCATTGAACCCCCTCCTCTACAGCATGAGGAATCAGGAGCTCAAGGATGCCCTGTGGAAAAT aattcgtatggttacacatagtacattttctaaagttcctaagttcctatga
- the LOC126037157 gene encoding olfactory receptor 14A16-like isoform X3, with product MSNGSSITEFLLLAFADTRQLQLLHFWLFLGIYLAALLGNGLIITTIACDHRLHTPMYFFLLNLSLLDLGSISTTVPKAMASSLWDTRAISYWGCAAQVFFFLFFISSEYSLLTIMAYDRYVAICQPLHYGTLLGSRACVHMAAAAWASGFLYAVLHTANTFSLALCQGNVVGQFFCEIPQILKLSCSRSYLREVGLLVLSVSLAFGCFVFILFSYVQIFRAVLRIPSEQGRHKAFSTCLPHLAVVSLFISTGVFAYLKPPSISSPSLDLVLAVLYSVVPPALNPLLYSMRNQELKDALWKMMKGCFSEAINCLFPFAEHS from the coding sequence ATGTCCAACGGCAGCTCCATCActgagttcctcctcctggcatttgcagacacgcgacagctgcagctcttgcacttctggctcttcctgggcatctacctggctgccctcctgggaaaTGGCCTCATCATCACTACCATAGCCTGCGACCACCgcctccacacccccatgtacttcttcctcctcaacctctccctcctcgacctgggctccatctccaccactgtccccaaagccatggccagttccctgtgggacaccagggccatctcctactggggatgtgctgcacaggtctttttctttcttttcttcatctcatCGGAGTATTCTCTCCTCACCAtcatggcctacgaccgctacgttgccatctgccaacccctgcactacgggaccctcctgggcagcagagcttgtgtccacatggcagcagctgcctgggccagTGGGTTTctctatgctgtgctgcacacggccaatacattttcactagcACTCTGTCAGGGCAATGTTGTGggccagttcttctgtgaaatcccccagatcctcaagctctcctgctcacgctcctacctcagggaagttgggCTTCTTGTGCTTAGTGTCTCTTTGgcatttggttgttttgttttcattcttttctcctatgtgcagatcttcagggccgtgctgaggatcccctctgagcagggacgccacaaagccttttccacgtGCCTCCCTCACCTGGCCGTGGTCTCCCTGTTTATCAGCACTGGAgtgtttgcctacctgaagcctccctccatctcctccccatccctggatctGGTGTTGGCCGTTCTGTACTCGGTGGTGCCTCCAGCATTGAACCCCCTCCTCTACAGCATGAGGAATCAGGAGCTCAAGGATGCCCTGTGGAAAATGATGAAGGGGTGCTTCTCAGAAGCAATTAACTGCCTGTTTCCTTTTGCAGAGCATTCATAA